AGCAACAAAAATGGAGCAAAAGAAGCAAACTTTGCTCAATCTTTTTTGTCATTACCACCACCACTTTTATGCACTTTTCATCGCTTTGGTTTGCTTTTTTTGCGACTTCATATTTCATACTTAGGACGAGAAGCTACTTTTACACTTATAGACACTGATGACCAAAAGCGAATTATAAAGCAGATTGATTCTAGTATGCAAACAGCGATGATTCTTGGCTATATCTCAAACCAAAAAAACGCACTCATTTCAGCAAAAAATGCGACACTATCTGCCAAAACTCCACAGCAAAAAATGCTAAGCAAAATCTATGAAAAATATGAGGAATTTTTGCTAAAAAACAATATGGTGGATTTTGATGATTTGCTGCTATTAAGTTTTAGGATTTTGGATAGTGATGAAAATCTATGCGCTCAAACCTCGCAAAAATACCAATACATTATGGTTGATGAATACCAAGATACAAACCTTTTGCAAGTGGCATTGCTAAAAAAACTTTGCGCCACTCATCAAAATCTATGTGTGGTGGGCGATGATGACCAGAGTATTTATAGTTGGAGAGGGGCTGATATAGGCTATATTTTGGGATTTGCCCAAAGTTTTGATAACGCAAAAGTCATCAAACTAGAATCAAACTACCGCTCAAAAGCACCCATACTAGAAGCTGCAAATGCCCTAATCGCGCACAATACCTCACGGCTAGGCAAGCAGCTAGAATCCACGCGCGGGCAGGGCGAAAATGTTGAGCATATTTATAGCTATGATGAAAACGCAGAAGCAAACACTATCGCACAAAAAATCGCTAAACTCATAAATAATGGGATAAATCCACAAGAAATTGCGATTTTGTTTCGCCTAAACGCCCTCTCAAGAAGCATAGAAGAGGGGCTAAATCGCGCTAAAATTCCCTACAAACTCATCGGCGCGATTCGATTCTATGAGCGAGCGGAGATAAAAGACATTTTGGCATATTTCCGCCTTGTAGTAAATATGAGTGATGATTTTAGCCTAAAGCGAATCATAAACACACCAAAGCGAGGCATAGGAGAAGTGGTGCAAAAAAAGATTTTCTCCCTTGCAGAATCGCTTGGCATAAGCGTCTTTGAAGCATACAAATTAGGGCATTTGGATTCTATTTTGCGCCCTGCACAAAAAAACGAGCTAGAAAAACTTTTTGTGATTTTGCAAGATTTGCAAAAGGTGCTAGAGGAAAGTCCGCTAAAGTTTTTGGCTGATTTTGGGGAAAAAATCCAAATCATTGATGAAGTCAAAAACAAACACGATGAAATCGACAG
This genomic stretch from Helicobacter macacae MIT 99-5501 harbors:
- a CDS encoding ATP-dependent helicase; translation: MSHLLDSLNPKQKEAATHIDGALLILAGAGSGKTKTLTSRLAYLIKEVGISPDSTLTLTFTNKAASEMKERALNLLRESSNKNGAKEANFAQSFLSLPPPLLCTFHRFGLLFLRLHISYLGREATFTLIDTDDQKRIIKQIDSSMQTAMILGYISNQKNALISAKNATLSAKTPQQKMLSKIYEKYEEFLLKNNMVDFDDLLLLSFRILDSDENLCAQTSQKYQYIMVDEYQDTNLLQVALLKKLCATHQNLCVVGDDDQSIYSWRGADIGYILGFAQSFDNAKVIKLESNYRSKAPILEAANALIAHNTSRLGKQLESTRGQGENVEHIYSYDENAEANTIAQKIAKLINNGINPQEIAILFRLNALSRSIEEGLNRAKIPYKLIGAIRFYERAEIKDILAYFRLVVNMSDDFSLKRIINTPKRGIGEVVQKKIFSLAESLGISVFEAYKLGHLDSILRPAQKNELEKLFVILQDLQKVLEESPLKFLADFGEKIQIIDEVKNKHDEIDRLANVHEFYGYFRDYITQNPHNSLSDFLGDLSLSSGLDVPLQDCVCLMSVHSAKGLEFEYVFVVGMEKGFFPLMRDESDLEEERRLGYVAFTRAKDKLFTSSVRSRFYKGRREIMDLSPFLYEANILQKNTKSNELDEILLDSPSSQNSDNDGDNTYRFRNGEAVRHKIFGAGVIKEVQGDKLHINFGGNVRVIMQDFVEKI